One region of Palaemon carinicauda isolate YSFRI2023 chromosome 40, ASM3689809v2, whole genome shotgun sequence genomic DNA includes:
- the LOC137631586 gene encoding mitochondrial glycine transporter-like — MPGEDKTVRVLSVKKEKMALIDTITASPILKSFVAGSFSGTCSTILFQPLDLVKTRLQTTIAIPSGGSAGMLATVGKVIQNERIFGLWKGVTPSIFRCVPGVGLYFSSLHWLKTNFCEGQPGALQAIALGVVARTITGVTMIPITVVKTRYESGVYSYTSVREAVSSIYVKEGARGLTCGLLPTLLRDAPFSGLYLMFYTQTKKRVPQRYLEDNLAPAIHFTIGVFAGLMASTVTQPFDVVKTKMQLYPHKFTSLYQACLYVQKKYGPQGYFKGLVPRMLRRTLMAAMAWTVYEQITKRFGL, encoded by the exons ATGCCAGGCGAAGATAAGACCGTCCGTGTCTTGAGCgttaaaaaggaaaaaatggcTCTTATAGATACAATCACTGCC TCTCCCATACTGAAATCCTTCGTGGCTGGCTCTTTCTCGGGCACATGTTCCACCATCTTATTCCAGCCACTGGATTTGGTCAAGACCAGACTTCAAACCACCATCGCAATACC ttCTGGTGGTTCTGCTGGCATGCTGGCTACAGTTGGAAAAGTGATTCAGAATGAACGTATTTTTGGACTATGGAAGGGCGTGACTCCT AGCATCTTCCGGTGTGTTCCTGGAGTCGGACTTTATTTTTCATCTTTGCACTGGTTGAAAACCAACTTCTGTGAGGGCCAGCCTGGAGCTCTTCAGGCCATAGCCCTCGGAGTGGTAGCACGAACCATCACAGGCGTTACTATGATACCCATTACGGTTGTCAAAACTAGATATGAG AGCGGTGTGTATAGCTACACTAGTGTGCGCGAAGCAGTTAGTTCCATCTATGTGAAAGAAGGTGCCCGTGGATTAACCTGTGGCTTGCTTCCTACACTTCTTCGTGATGCACCTTTTTCTGGGCTATATCTGATGTTTTATACACAAACAAAGAAGCGAGTGCCACAAC gtTATTTGGAGGACAACTTGGCTCCAGCTATTCACTTCACCATTGGAGTGTTTGCGGGACTAATGGCATCCACAGTCACACAGCCATTCGATGTAGTCAAAACCAAGATGCAGCTTTATCCGCATAAATTTACATCGCTTTACCAAGCTTGCTTGTATGTTCAAAAGAAGTACGGGCCACAAGGATACTTCAAGGGGCTGGTCCCACGTATGCTGCGGCGTACCTTGATGGCTGCTATGGCTTGGACTGTATACGAACAG atcacaaaACGTTTTGGACTGTAG